The genomic region CACCGAGTTCCTTGGCGGCGGGTTCCGTGAGTCCCACGTAACTGATTTCTGGATGGGTAAAAGCGGCGGCGGGGATGCTGCGATAGTCAATAGTACGATGACGCCCACAAATATTTTCCACGGCGACAACTCCTTGAGCTGATGCTGCATGTGCCAGCATCAGTTTCCCAGTAGCGTCACCAATTGCCCAGAGGTGGGGAACGGCTTCCTCGCCGGATAACACTGCCATTTGATCATTGACAGGGATGAAGCCTCTGCGATCTGTTTCCACGCCTACGGCGCTTAAGCCTAAATCTTTACTTACCGGAATCCGTCCCGTGGCGACTAAGCAAGCATCAACTTCTAAGACATCCACGACTTCCTTGGTTTTAGCATCTGCTAGTTCAATCACAACGGGTGAACCCGGAGTCACTTTTTGTGCCAGAGTGCCGGAATAGGTTTCCATATCGCGGGGAGAAATCAGCACCCGGCTAGCGAGTTTGGCAATATCGGGGTCAAAGGTGGGCATTAACTGATCCAGGGCTTCAATCATGGTAATTTCTGACCCTAGGGCGGTATAGATATCAGCAAACTCTAACCCGATATAACCACTGCCAACAATTGCCACCCATTTAGGTAACCATTCCAGCTTTAGGGCATCGTCGCTGGTAAAGACGGTTTTCCCGTCGAGTTCAATACCGGGGGGGACGAAGGGAATGGAACCTGTACAGAGGATAATGTCTTTGGCGGTGACTGTTTTTTCACCCTCGTCTGTCGTCACCGTTACTTTTTGTTGTCCTGCTACTCGACCCCAACCGGGAATGATATCCACCTTTAAGCGTTTGAGGCTGTTGGTGAGATCGCCACGAATTTTACTTACCAGGGTATTGGCATGGTTCGCGATCGCGCCTCTGTCAAATTCTACGCCACCCACCTGAATTCCCAAGGATTCCAGATGATGAGTATTGCGTAACTCACGCACCCGCCCTGATGCGGCTAATAGGGCTTTTGACGGGATACAACCGCGATTGACACAAGTCCCGCCCATCTCCGATGCTTCAATGATTGCGGTTTTCAAGCCGCAACTAACAGCATGTATGGCAGCGCCATGTCCACCGACGCCAGCACCGACAATCACTAAATCGTAATCAAATTCTTGACTCACATCCATTTTCCTGACGCTATTGCCCCCTTATTTTCAACTTGACCCCTGACTAATCGCAAGCTTTTGCTGAAAAATTTTGCCTGATCTAGCTGAGGCGGTGGTTTCTTTAAGGGTTGTGTGTTTGTTAAATTGGATAGGTCACGGAGATTTCTTAGATTGTGGTTTAATTGCTTCGACATAATTTTTAGCATCTTTTACTATACAAGAACTATTTTTTGAGTAAATAAGCTGTTCGACATTTAAACCTTAATATCAATAATGGCGCAATCCTTGTAGTGCGTTTAGCGAAGCCATGCCGCA from Coleofasciculus chthonoplastes PCC 7420 harbors:
- the lpdA gene encoding dihydrolipoyl dehydrogenase translates to MSQEFDYDLVIVGAGVGGHGAAIHAVSCGLKTAIIEASEMGGTCVNRGCIPSKALLAASGRVRELRNTHHLESLGIQVGGVEFDRGAIANHANTLVSKIRGDLTNSLKRLKVDIIPGWGRVAGQQKVTVTTDEGEKTVTAKDIILCTGSIPFVPPGIELDGKTVFTSDDALKLEWLPKWVAIVGSGYIGLEFADIYTALGSEITMIEALDQLMPTFDPDIAKLASRVLISPRDMETYSGTLAQKVTPGSPVVIELADAKTKEVVDVLEVDACLVATGRIPVSKDLGLSAVGVETDRRGFIPVNDQMAVLSGEEAVPHLWAIGDATGKLMLAHAASAQGVVAVENICGRHRTIDYRSIPAAAFTHPEISYVGLTEPAAKELGEQEGFEVASVRTYFKGNSKAIAEGEADGIAKVIYRKGSGEILGVHIFGIHASDLIHEASNAIAQRQSVNTLAYLVHAHPTLSEVLDEAYKRAVASH